From the Haladaptatus sp. DJG-WS-42 genome, the window GGTGAGCACTTAGAACACCACTCGCGCTTTGCTATCACTGCGTTTCTCGCAAGCATCGGGATGAACACGGACGAAATCGTTTCCCTGTACGAGGTGAATCCCGGCTTCGGCGAGGACATCACGCGCTACCAGACAGACCACATCCGCGGAGCGACCAGCCCAACGGAGTACTCAGCGCCGTCGTGTGCGACCATGCAATCCTACGGCGACTGCGTCAACAAAGACGACCGCTGTGAAACCATCTCTCACCCGATGGCGTACTACGAAAAGGCGCTCGATGACGCAGACGACGACGAACTCACCGACTGGCGAACAGAACAGGCAGAAGCCGAAGAAGAAGAAGCCTAATCCTGCCGCGAGAGCCAGAAACCAACCACGCCCATCAGTAGCACGAACGCGACGATTGTGCCAACGAGCGCGAGCGCACCCTGACTGGACAGGGAGTCTTTCGTATATGTCGCCCCGATGACCACCACAGCAGCGACGAACAGCACGACCGCGAGCGTTGAGACGACGATTTCACGGACTGTGTCCCGCTCTAATTCCATGCACGGCGTTTTCTTCGCCGCTCCAAAAGCGCTTCGAAGCCTGTGGCGACGCTCTCCAGTCGAAACATGGGGGGCGTTTACACGCAGGTCACGTCGGAGAAAAACACTGATAAGTCGCTGAGAGAAAGGCTTTACGTCTTTTGAACGCCTATGTTTCGTGTGGAGTGGTTGGCGGACGCTACGGCGAATGACGTGTCGCCACCCACACAGCAACTATGACGCCTTTGCAAGCAACACCAGCGTCACCAGCACGAAAAATCGCACTCGCCCCGGACACCTCGCGGATGGACCGCCGGTCTGCGCGTGCGTGGACGGAACGCATGGCCGTCCGACAGCTTCCTGATGGACGCTACGCCGTCGATAGCGAGAGCGGTGCGACGTACGTCGTCTCCCTCGCAGCCCACGAGTGTTCCTGCCCGGATTACGAACTCAGACACGCAAAGTGCAAGCACTTGCGCCGGGTCGCCCTCGAAATCACCCTTGGACGGGTGCCCCCACCGGGCAAGTTCACCACCAAGTGCGCGGTTTGTGGCGACCGCGTCGTCGCCCGCCGCGGCGAACCCCGACCGTACCTGTGTACTGCCCACAAACTCGAAGCAGGCGACCGCGTGAGAGACCGCGAGACGGGCGACCAGCTCATCGTCTACCGGGTCACGACCGACCGGGCAAACGAGGTCGAGATTCCGTCTGCGAACACGACCGTTGCGGGGTATCCCGGCAACCACCGCTACGACGCAGACGACCTCGTGGTCGAAGTCGTCTACCCGAGCGACACGCTCAGACGCACCCGACTGCGCCGGTATTCGTTCCCCTACTCACGGCTCGCCCGGCCCGCAGAAATAGACGCCTCGACAGAGTCAGCCCCGGACGTGGCGCAAGCGGCCTAGGCCTCGTCGCTGAGGTCTGATAGCCGCGTTTTCTTCGATTTGCCGGTCAGTTCGTCCAAATCTTCACCCTCAGCGAGTGCCGTCTCCTTTTTGACGCGGTAGTTCCCGCCGTCGGTGACATACAGGTCTGCGGGGTGGAAGAAGTACCAGTCTTCGCGGTCAAAGCGCACGGCGATGCGCGGTTTCGCGCCGAAGTTCTGTGAGAAGTACACGAGGGCCTCAACCTCTTCGCCCGTGAGATAGATGGGTCGCCCGGAGGAGGACTTCGCCTCGATTGCGTAGAACACGTTGCCGTTTCCGGCGAGTACGTCGGGGAGTTCGCGGGTGGTCGCCGCGCCGCTCGCAGGCGCACGCATGACCGCGAACCCGGCGTCGTCGAGGAGATTCACGAGTTCGCGCTCGCGCCGATTCCCCTTCGAGTTGGAGTTTGCCATTCGTGGCTCAGAGTGGTCGCCGGGGACGTATAAAAGGCCCTACCCGCCTGTTGGTGTCGTCCAATCCGAGTGGTGGCCAGACGACTTTTACTGGTAATCGGTGAACCTGCGCGTAGCACCATGAGCGGCGAACCCAGCCATGCCGAGGAACCCGCGACCACGGCACAGACTTCCTCGAAGACGATTCTCTCGCGGCAAATCGAGGAGGGGTTGAACGAACTCACGCGGCCTCGGACGGGACTGTTTCTCTCCGCGCTCTCTGCGGGTCTCGACATCGGCTTTGGCCCACTGTTGATGGCGGTCATCCTCACCATGGCGGGCGACGTGTGGAGCGAACCGCTCCTCCATCTCGCGCTCGCAAATGCCTACGCCGTGGGCTTCATCTTCGTCGTCCTCGGGCGCTCTGAGCTGTTCACCGAACACACCACCCTCGCCGTGTTGCCCGTCCTCAACCGCGACGCCACGCTCGCCCAACTCGGGCGACTGTGGGGCATCGTGTATGCTGGCAACATCATCGGCGGCATCATCTTCGCCGCCATTGCCGTTACCGCTGCGCCCTCCTACGGTATCGCAGACGCCTCCGCGTTTGCAGAGATCTCGGTGAAGCTCACCGAACACTCGACGTGGGGGCTGTTCACCGCCGCGATTCTTGCAGGCTGGCTCATGGGCCTGCTCTCGTGGCTCGTCGCCGCCGCCCAAGAGACCATCAGCCGCGTCTTTTTTGTCTGGCTGGTCACCGTCACGATTGGGATGGCGGGGCTTCCACACAGTATCGCGGGCAACGTCGAAGTGCTCGCCGGGCTGTTTTTAGTCCCCGAACTCGGTGTCTTCGACTACCTGCACTTCCTCGTGCTTGCAACTGTGGGCAACGCTATTGGCGGCGCGGTGTTCGTCTCGCTGCTGAAATACGGCCACGTCGTCCGTGGCGCAAAATAGCCTGTAAACCTACGTTCCGTGGTCCCAGCTGCCGAGATAGTCAGCCTGCGCCTCTGAGAGCGCATCGAAGTCGATGCCCTCTGCTTCGAGTTTGATTTCTGCGACGCGGCGGTCGAGTTCGTCCGGAACTTCGTGGACGCCCGCGTCGTAGGCGTCTGCGTTTGCAACGAGTTCTTCGACCACGACGGCCTGTACGCCGAAGCTTTGGTCCATCACTTCGACCGGGTGGCCGAGTGCGATTGGGCTTGCGAGGTTGACGAGACGGCCTTCAGCGAGGACGTTCAGGTCGCGGCCGTCTTCGAGTTCGTAGGCCATGACACCGTCGCGGGCCTCGTAGACGGTTTCTGCGAGGTCGTCGAGTTCCTCAAGGTTGATTTCGACGTCGAAGTGGCCCGCGTTTGCGAGCAGGACGCCGTCTTGCATGACCTCGAAGTGTTCGCGGGTGATGACGTCGCGGTTGCCGGTGGTCGTGATGAACACGTCACCGATTTCGGCGGCCTCTGCCATTGGTTTGACCTCGTAGCCCTCCATGTGGGCTTCGAGCGCGCGGCGTGGGTCGACTTCCGTGACGACGACGTGCGCGTTCTGGCCAGCAGCCTTCTTCGCGACACCCTTGCCACAGTAGCCGTAGCCCGCGACGACGACGGTTTTCCCGGCGTACGAAAGGTTCGTCGTCATGGCGATGGTGGCAAGTGAGGACTCGCCCGTGCCGTGGATGTTGTCGAACAGGCGCTTCATCGGCGTGTCGTTCACGGCGAACACGGGGTACTTGAGTTCGCCGTCGCGGTCCATCGCGCGCAGGCGGTGGACGCCCGTGGTCGTCTCCTCTGCACCGCCAACGATGGTGTCGATGAGTTCGGGGTAACTCTCGTGGATGGCGGCGACCATGTCCATCCCGTCGTCTACGGTGATGGTTGGTTCGTGGGCGATGACGGCCTCGATGGCGTCGTAGTACTCGTCGCTGTCGACGCCGCGGACGGCGTAGGAGGTGATGTTGTCGTTCGCGTCGAGCGCGGCGCTCACGTCGTTGTGCGTCGAGAGCGGGTTACAGCCGGTAATCGCAACTTCCGCGCCACCGAGGGCGAGCAGTTCGACGAGGTTCGCGGTTTTCGCCTCGACGTGCATCGCCATCCCGATGACGTGGCCGGCAAACGGCTTTTCGGCTTCGTACGTCTCGCGGAGGGCCGTGAGAATCGGCATGTGCTGGAGCGCCCAGTCCATCTTGCGGCGGCCTTCGGCGCGAGCGGCCTCGACGTCATCGAGGTGCTCGCTCACTGGCGGATAGGCTTCACTCATGGGCGAAGAATTGCACAGGCGGGTGAAAACGCTACCGAACTCGACTACCGCGCGTGAAAAAAGACGGACAGAAATCGGGGGTGTGGAAGCTCCCACGGCAGGAGCGGGGTGCCTCTGAAAATGGGTATTTCAGTCGCTTGCTTCGGTCTCTTCGCTGTCTTCGTCGTCTTCTTCTTCGTCGCTGTCGTCAGCCTGCTTGTCGGCCTTGTCTTTCGGGCCAGCGTGGTCGGGTCGCTTGTCTGCTTTGTCGCGTGCGTTGTCTGCGCGCTTGTCGCTGCGGTCGCGGTCGTCGCGGTCAGCACGGTCGGATTTGTGGTCGCGGTCGTCGGTGCTGTCTGCGCGGTCGTGTTTCGCGGCGCGGTCGTTCGCTCTGTCCTTCTGTTCGTGGACGAACTCACGGACCATCTGGCCAAACGGTTTGTCGTCGTCAAGGTCGTCGCGGTCTAACAGGTGATGGACGAACCGAGAGACGTGCTGGCCAAACGGCGCGTCATCATCGTACGTTGGCTCCCAGTCGCCAAGGACGGTTGTCAGGGACGCGTTCTCGCCGTTCGCCGTGGCGACGATTTCGACTTCGACTTCCTCATCAGGGGTTGCGAGGGTCACCGTACCGTTTTCGTCGGTCGTGTAACTGCCCGCACCGGCGTAGCTGGCATCGCCGAGCGTGGTGACGTTCACGGTCGCAGATGCGACCGGCTCCGTCCCGTTGGTCACGGTGACGGTGGCATCTTCTTGGGTTTCACTCACGTGAATGGCGAGCGGTGCGTCGTTGCCCGCCGTCGCCATTGAGTCGTTTCCGGCGGCGTCGTCTCCGGCGAACGCAGCCACCGGACCGACGGTGGCGAGCAGCATGGCCAGGACGGCGGCGACTGCGAACAGCTTTGGTTTCGTGCTCATCGATTCAGTGATATTCTGTAAAAGGGATAAATACAGATTTTTGTTCAGTTCAGTTTGGTGTGGTTCTTTCCGTTCACCCGACAAAAATGGACTGCTCAAATCGGGTCTTACGGTTCAAAAACGCCTCTGAATGTTTATCGACACTGTTGTGTTTTCGGACAAGTCAGCTCTCCTTTCACGAAAACAATCCAACATATCTGCGGGGCCGTGCTGATTCAGACGCGCTCGACAAGCTCGTGGGCAGCGTCCGCGGCGCGCTCACGAATCGGTTCCTCGTCGCCGACGAGCACCTCGCGGTCGCGCATGAGCACTTGCCCGTCACAGACGGTGTGGCGCACGTCAGAGCCGCGGACGGCGTAGGCGAGGTGGCTCACGTAGTCGTGGGCGGGCGTCAGGTGTGGCGCGTCGAAGTCCACGACGGCGAAATCAGCCTTCGCCCCTTCTTCGATGCGTCCCACGTCGAAGCCAAGCGCCTCAGCACCGCCCTGCGTCGCCATCTCCACGACGGCTTCTGCGGGGACGGCACTCGCGTCCTCTGCGGCGAGTTTACCGAGCATCGCGGCGTCGCGCATCTCGTCGAACAGGTCTAAGTCGTTGTTGGAGGCCGCGCCGTCGGTGCCGAGTGCGACGGTCACACCCGCGTCGCGGAGGGCTTGGACGGGAGCCATCCCGCTTGCAAGTTTCATGTTCGATGCCGGGCAGTGAACGACCGATGCCTCGCGGCCTGCGAGCACCGAAATCTCCGTTTCATCGAGGTGGACGCCGTGGGCGAAGAAGTCGCCTGCCTCCAGCATCCCGAGGTCGTCTGCGTACTCGAGTGGGCGCTCGCCGCGCTCTTCTACTATCGGCTCAACTTCGTTCACCGTCTCGTTCGCGTGGTAGTGCAGCGAGAGGCCCGCCTCGCGCACCTGCGGGATGAACTCGCGGTAGTACTCCTCGCCCACGGTCGTGAGGCTGTGGGGCATCACCGCGGTCTTGATGCGGCCGTCCGCCGCGCCGTCGAACGCAGTGGCCACGTCGAGAGATTCATCGATGTCTGCCCACGCAGCCTCCTCGTCTCTGCCGATGGTGACGATGCCGTGGCCGATGCGGGCGCGGACGCCCAGCTCTTCGACGGCGGCGGCGACTTCGGGCACCTCGAAGTACATGTCTCCGAACGTCGTGACACCGGCTTTTATCATCTCGACGATGCCCAACTCGGCTCCGGCGCGCACGTCTTCTGGGGTTAACTCAGCCTCTGCGGGCCAGATATCTTCTTGCAGCCACTCCCCGAGCGGTTTGTCGTCGGCGTAGCCACGCAGGAGCGTCATCGCAACGTGGCAGTGGGCGTTTACGAGCCCCGGCATGACGAGCGACCCCGACGCGTCGAGCGTTTCATCGCCGGGTTCCACGTCGCCAACGGCGAGAATGGTGCCCGTGTCTTGGTCTACGAGCACGTCTGCGGCTTCGACCGACAAGTCCGGCAAGAGGACCTTCCCGCCGGTAAGCTGGAGCGTAGTCATGGCCGGCAATTTTCCCCCGGGTGTTGAAAACGTGCCGACTCAGACTTGGTTGTATAAGCGATTGATGCGCTTGTTGAGCGACGGTTTCATCCGGACGAGCGACGTGACGAAGCCTTGCGAGAAATCGACTTCCTGTTCGTTGCCGACCCGTTCGTAGGTCTCTGCGACGAGCCCTGGGTCGGTTCGTTCGCCCGCGACGCGGTCTGCGCGGTAGACGAGGCGCGCCCCGAGCCACAGCAAGAGACAGACGACGACCAGCCCTGCAAGGACTTGTCGCCCGGTGGCCGGAATCGGCGCGAACACGACCGTCCAGACCCAACCGGCGAACAGGAGGACCGTGGCGATGCGGTACTCACGATACCAGACTGCGGTCTGTCCGGCGGCTGCGGCGAGCAGGGCGCGAGCGCCGTCGTCGTCGTAGGTGTCGAGCAGATAGTCGGTCACGAACAGCTGGCGACGACCAGGTGGCCCGCTGACGGTCGCCCCGGCCCACTTGTTCTCCTCGCCGGGAAGGACGTGTACGTCGGTCACGTCGAGGGAAACGTCCTCGCAGAGGCGGTCGAGCCGGTCTCGTTTTGCAGGGGTCAGGTCGCGGGTTTCGCTAATTAGCAGGCTCAGCCGTGGGCTGACGGCGTAGATTGCCCCAATGAACGCGACGGTCACGAGCGGGATGGCAACCCCCGAGAGGTAGATGACCGGGACGAGCGAAACGACGAGGAGGAGGTAGATACCGCCCACGTAGCGTGCCAACCGCAACAGCGCCGTGGTCGCGCTCATGTCGAGGTCGCGGGCGCGCAGCAGGTACGGGAACATCCCGCGGTACGCGGTGAGGACGGCGACGACGCCACAGAGGCCGCCAACGACCCACCCGAGGAGGTCTGCGGTCGGCGTCTCACCGACCAGTGCGAACGCGATTTCATCGAGTCCAGCCACACGGACGGTGGCGAATGTGGTGGCGGCGGCGAACGCAAGCCCGATAAGAATGCCACGGCGCAGACGGGCGGTGGGTTTTGCGCTTCGACGGAGCACCCACCACGCGTACCCGCGGAGGCAGAGAGCCCAGAAAACAACACAGGCGGCGAACGCGAGGGCAGCGCCAGAGAGTGCAGAGGCTGGAACGGACATGTCAAACGCTCTGTATTGGCCGGTGAAAAACACACCGGGAGGGAAAGACAGTTCTTCGCCGCACGCAAAGGCCCTGTCAATGCGCATCGCCGTGCCGAACAAAGGCCGACTGCACGACCCAACGATTGACCTACTCGAACGCGCAGGGCTTCATGTCGTGGACGGTGCAGACCGCAAACTCTACGCCAGCACGGTTGACCCCGACGTGACGATTCTGTTCGTCCGCGCCGCAGACATCCCCGAGTACGTCGCAGACGGCGCAGCCGACATCGGCATCACCGGCTTAGACCAGAAACACGAATCCGGGGTCACGAATTTAACCGACCTCTTAGACCTCGGCTACGGCCAGTGTCGCCTCGTCCTCGCCGCCCCCGAAGACGGCGACATCGAGGAAATTTATGATTTAGAGGGCAAAACCGTCGCCACCGAGTTCCCGAACATCGCGCGAAACTACTTCACCGAACGCGACATCGACCCCGACATCGTGGAGGTCACGGGCGCGACCGAACTCACGCCACACGTCGATATGGCCGACGCCATCATCGACATCACCTCGACGGGGACGACGCTTCGCGTGAATCGGCTCGCCATCCTCGACGAAGTGCTGAACAGCTCTGTCCGGCTGTTCGCCCGCGAGGACGTGGCGACAGACGACAAGGTGGGCCAAATCAAGACCGCGCTCAACTCCGTGCTCCACGCAGAGGGCAAGCGCTACCTGATGATGAACGTCCCGCGCGACCAGCTAGACGCCATCCGCGACGCCCTCCCCGGCCTTGGCGGGCCAACGGTCATGGACATCGCGGGCGGCGAGGCGGTGGCTGTCCACGTGGTCGTCGACGAACGCGACGTGTTCGAAACCATCACCGAGGTCAAACAGCTCGGCGCATCGGGGATTTTGGTCACCGAAATCGAACGGTTGGTCGAATAATCAGACGGGGGCGGTGCTGAGCAGCGCCAAGAGGTTTGCGAGCACGAGCGCGATAAGTACGGTCACGGTGTAGTGGATGACCGTGATGAGGCCGCCTGTTTTGAGCCTGACGCGGTAGATGAAGCGAATCGCGAGGAAGTCCGCGAGAAAGCCCATTACGAGCATCACCGCGACGGGGTACTGTTGCAGGAGTATCGTCACGAGCGCGGGTACGGGACCGACCATGAGCGCGCGGGTAACGGGTACGTCGCCGAGGACGTAGCGGGCGGCGATGTGCGCCGTGAGTGCGTAAAAAAGCGCTCCAAGGACGAACGTTCCGGCGACCGCGAGCAGGCCGCCTTCTGCGGGCGTGACCTGCAATGCGGTAGAGTCCATACTGGAAGGTGAGTGCTCGAAAAGGCTTGTGTGTGGCGAAAGTTACTCGAGCAGGCCGAGTTCTTCCAGCCGCGAGACGATTTTGTCGACGGCGTGCTCTGCGTCAACTGGCTGTTTCCCGCCGGTGATGACGAGTTTGCCGGAGCCAAAGAGAAGGGCGACGACTTTCGGTTCGTCGATGCGGTAGACGAGGCCCGGGAACTGCTCTGGTTCGTACTCGATGTTCTCAAGGCCGAGGCCGATGGCGATTGCGTTCAGGTTGAGATTACGCCCGAGGTCTGCGCTCGTGACGATGTTCTGGACGACGATTTCCGGGTCTTCGTCAACGTCGATGTTGAGATCGCGGAGTTTGTCGAACACGATGTTCAGGCTCTCGTGGACGTCGTCGGTGCTCTTCGCACCGGTACAGACGATTTTGCCGGAGCGGAAGATGAGTGCGGCAGATTTCGGGTTCTGCGTACGGTAAACGAGACCGGGGAACTGCTCAGGGTCGTAGTCCGCCCCCTCAAGGTCCATTGCGACGGACTGAAGGTCGAGTTCCTGACCGATTCCTGTGGAGGCAACCACGTTCTCAATATTAATTGTCTCCTTAGGGTCAGTAATAGTCTCCTTGGGGTCAGTCATGTTTCGTTTAAAAACTTGTATTTAAGGTTTATAAATGTTGGTGCCTGTTGTTGACAGGTTGGCGTATTTAACCGATACGCTCATTGTTTGCGGTTCCAGAGTGCGCATCGTGTACGTCCTGGAACTCGGCGGTGAAGACCACGCCTTCGCCGCCTGCGAGGCCGAGAGCGCCGCCACGAGCGTCTCCGTCATGGCCACGGGCCTCGCTCGCTGTGGCAGCATCGACCCCGAAGCCATCTCGCGGCTCGCCTACACCCACCGCGCGAACGAACTCGTTGGCCACACCGACGCCTCAGTAGAAAGCGCTCGAACCCTCTTAGACGCCGCGACGTTCGACCGCGACGGGAGCGTCGCCGTCCGTGCCCGCAACATCCAGCGCACCGCGAACGTCTCGACGCAGCAGGCAGAGCGCGAACTGGGTGCAGTCCTCGTAGAGCGGGGCTTCAGCGTCGATTTAGATACTCCCGACCACACGCTTCGCGCGCTGTTCGCAGACGACGTGTGCGCCCTCGGCTGGGAGGCCGCCGCGAGCGTCCGCGACTTTGGCGACCGCAACCCGACCAACCGTCCCTTCTTCCAGCCCGGGTCGATGGCACCGTTGCTCGCCCGCGCGCTCGTTAACATTGCGGGAGGTGGCCCCGGGCGAACCATCGTCGACCCGATGTGTGGAACCGGCGGCGTCCTCCTCGAAGCCGGACTTACCGGGTCGCGCGCCATCGGCAACGACGCCCAGTGGAAGATGGTTCGCGGGACACAGGAAAACCTCTCGGCACTCCTCCCCGACGACGCCGACTTCGGCGTGATTCGCGGGGACGCAACCGCGCTCGCGCTCCGTGACGGCGTTGCAGACGGCGTGGTGTTCGACGCACCGTACGGTCGCCAGTCGAAAATCGCCAACCTCGACCTCGAAACGCTCGTCGAAGGCGCGCTCCGCGAAGCCCGTCGCGTTGGGGGAAAATGCGTTCTCGTCGCAGACCGGTCGTGGGAACACGCCGCCCGCGCCGCCGGCTGGGAGGTCACGAACGCCTTCGAGCGCTACGTCCACGGGACGCTCACGCGTCACATTCTCGTCCTCTCTCCTCAGGACATGTCGCCGGGGTCGTCCGACTCGTAGAGCTCTCGTACCTCTCTGAAGTAATCGTTGCCCGTTATCTGATACAGCTTATCGAGCTGAATGAGGTGGACGCCGTGGTAGTAGTCGTTGCCCCGATACGGGTCAGGATACCGCTCTGTCTGGCCGAGTTGCCAGCGCCGATGACCGTCTAAGCCGTAGTAGCTCACTTTGCCGGGCACGCGCCAGTCTTCTGCGTACTGCTGAATGGTCGTGACGGCGGCGTCGAGCAGGCGTTTCGACTCCTCGGATTTCGTGTGCAGCCAGTAGTCGTACAGCCCCCAGATGCCGATGCAGTAGCCGTTCAGGACGTGGGTTGGTGGCTCGAACGGGTACTCTTCGACCCAGTAGTAGCCGTCCGGGTCTACCATCGTCGTCCACGGGCCGTCGGCAGTGCGTTTGACGGACTTGAACGTCTGAAAAACGCGTTCTGCGAGTCCCTTGTACTTCTCCTCGCCGGTGAGTTCGTGGAAGTAGGTGTACGCAGAGAGGCCCACCCCTTGGCACATCCCGGAGTACCACGGGGCTTTCAGGTCGGCGCTTGACCCAGCTTTGTCGAGGCGATAGGAGAAGTACAGGCCGTTGTTCTCGCCAACGGCGGCGTCATCCACGAGCGCTTGTGACATCTCTTGTGCTTTTTCGAGATACCCCTCGTCGCCTTGGGTTCGATAGCAGTGGAGACAGCGCAGGAGCCACCGCGTCGTCCGCAGTGGGAAGTGGCCGGTTTCGCCGTCCACCGTGGCCGGAATCAGGTTCGGCACGCTGTCGAGGGCGTCCACCGAGGTCCGACATTCGGGGGCAGACTCACGGAACGCACCGAAAAACTGCGGGCGTTTTTCGTATGGTAGCTCCGTGTAGCTGTACTCGGTTCGTTGGATGGGAACCTCGGCCACCAGCGCTTCTTGGGCCGGTTCTGGCGACTCAGTCGTCGCTTGTGTCTCCACCGTCGCTGATTCTGTGGTCGTCGTCTCGGTGGTCGTGGTTCTCGTCGTGGTCGGCGTAGCGTCGTCGTTTTTCGGCGGAAGCTGCGAACACCCAGCAAGCCCGAGCGCGCCAGCGAGTGCGAGCAACCGTCGCCGGGAGCTTGTGGGGCGGTCACAAGGTGGTCGCTTACCCATCGTCCCTGTTCACCGTCCCCGTTTCCAATGCTGTCAACAGTACTGAAGTATCTCGACCCCCCACCAGGGAACCGAGAACCTGGAGGGAGGTTCGTCGGTGGTGCTGTCGCATTCACCCCACTGTGACAGTCAGTTGCTGTAAATGTTTTCTGGTCAACATTTACGTCGGCTTTTCTGAGAGGTCAATCTACTAATGCAGAAGAAACCACTGTACTGAGAGCGATTTTATCTCGTATTCAACCCGAACTGGAATGTGCGTGTACGTCCCAACCGTCTCCGGTCGCCAGTCCACTCTCCTCGTTTTGAGCGCCTCATTTCGTGTCTCACAGCCACCCAGCCGAGCAACGTTTTAGCCTGTGTCTGTCATCTCTTTGAATAATGTCTGACGCCGCGTTTGCCGGCCGGTGGCGTGCCCTCCTTCTCATCGCAGTCGCAGAGCTACTCATCATGTCGCTCTGGTTTTCCGCGACGGCGGCCGCCCCCGAACTCGCCGCAGACTGGGGGCTAACCCCGAGCGAGACGGCGTGGCTCACCACGTCCGTCCAACTTGGCTTCGTCGCCGGGGCGCTGCTCTCTGCAATTTTCACCCTCTCTGACGTGATTCCGCCAAAATACCTCATCGCCGGGTCGGCACTCGTCGGCGCGGGCGCAACCGCCGCCATCGCCGCCGCTGTTTCCTCGCTCCTCCCTGCCGTCGCGCTCCGCTTTCTCACCGGGATGGTGCTTGCAGGCGTCTATCCGCCCGGCATGAAGCTGCTCGCGGGCTGGTTTCGCGCGGGCCGCGGCATGGCCGTGGGCGTCCTCGTCGGCGCAATCACTGTCGGCTCTGCGCTGCCCCACCTCATCCGCGTCATCGGCGGCGTTGGCAACCCGCGCGCGGTGCTGTTCGGCGCGGCGGGCGTCGCCCTCGTCGGCGCGGCCATAGCACTGTTCGTGACCGAAGGCCCCTACCAGTCGCCCGCCGCCCCGTTCGACCCGCGGGCGACGGTGCGCATCCTCCGCGACCGCCCGACGCTGCTCGCAAACGGCGGCTACTTCGGCCACATGTGGGAACTCTACGCGGTGTGGACGTGGATTCCCGTCTTCCTCGTCGCCAGCCTCGCCGCGGGCACGCCCGGCACCCAACAAACCGCCGGCCTGCTCGCCTTCGCCACCATCGCCGTCGGCGGCTTTGGCGCGCTGTTCGCCGGCCTCGCCGCAGACCGAATTGGCAGAACCACCATCACGAGCGCTAGCATGGCCGTGAGCGGCCTTGCGTGTCTCGCCGCAGGCTTCGTGTTCGGCGCACCGCTCTGGATTCTCACGCCCTTTGTCTTGCTCTGGGGATTTGCGGTCATCGCAGACTCGGCCCAGTTCTCGGTGGCCATCACCGAACTTGCGGAAGGAAGCTACGTCGGTACGGCGCTCACCCTCCAGACCGCAATCGGCTTCCTGCTCACGATTGTCTCGATTCAACTCATCCCGATTCTCGTAGACTTCGTCGGCTGGCAGTGGGCGTTTGCCCCGCTCGCAATCGGCCCCGCGCTCGGCACGCTCTCGATGCTCAGACTGCGGATGCGACCGGAATCGACGCGGCTTGCGGGTGGACGAAAATAAGGTCGTAATGATTCCTCTCCGTTTCCCACCGGGCATGTTATAAGAGCCGCGCACTTCCTTTCAGATAATTTGACATCATGGGGCTCTTTGGAATTTTGCTCACAAGCGGACTTCTTGTCGGTCTCATCGGTTCGAGCATCGTGTATATGGACTGCACTCGCCGAGCAGTCTCACTGAACGGTCGGCTTCTCCGAGCAGGCTCGGTTGGCGC encodes:
- a CDS encoding THUMP domain-containing protein, with amino-acid sequence MYVLELGGEDHAFAACEAESAATSVSVMATGLARCGSIDPEAISRLAYTHRANELVGHTDASVESARTLLDAATFDRDGSVAVRARNIQRTANVSTQQAERELGAVLVERGFSVDLDTPDHTLRALFADDVCALGWEAAASVRDFGDRNPTNRPFFQPGSMAPLLARALVNIAGGGPGRTIVDPMCGTGGVLLEAGLTGSRAIGNDAQWKMVRGTQENLSALLPDDADFGVIRGDATALALRDGVADGVVFDAPYGRQSKIANLDLETLVEGALREARRVGGKCVLVADRSWEHAARAAGWEVTNAFERYVHGTLTRHILVLSPQDMSPGSSDS
- a CDS encoding D-glucuronyl C5-epimerase family protein; this encodes MGKRPPCDRPTSSRRRLLALAGALGLAGCSQLPPKNDDATPTTTRTTTTETTTTESATVETQATTESPEPAQEALVAEVPIQRTEYSYTELPYEKRPQFFGAFRESAPECRTSVDALDSVPNLIPATVDGETGHFPLRTTRWLLRCLHCYRTQGDEGYLEKAQEMSQALVDDAAVGENNGLYFSYRLDKAGSSADLKAPWYSGMCQGVGLSAYTYFHELTGEEKYKGLAERVFQTFKSVKRTADGPWTTMVDPDGYYWVEEYPFEPPTHVLNGYCIGIWGLYDYWLHTKSEESKRLLDAAVTTIQQYAEDWRVPGKVSYYGLDGHRRWQLGQTERYPDPYRGNDYYHGVHLIQLDKLYQITGNDYFREVRELYESDDPGDMS
- a CDS encoding MFS transporter, yielding MSDAAFAGRWRALLLIAVAELLIMSLWFSATAAAPELAADWGLTPSETAWLTTSVQLGFVAGALLSAIFTLSDVIPPKYLIAGSALVGAGATAAIAAAVSSLLPAVALRFLTGMVLAGVYPPGMKLLAGWFRAGRGMAVGVLVGAITVGSALPHLIRVIGGVGNPRAVLFGAAGVALVGAAIALFVTEGPYQSPAAPFDPRATVRILRDRPTLLANGGYFGHMWELYAVWTWIPVFLVASLAAGTPGTQQTAGLLAFATIAVGGFGALFAGLAADRIGRTTITSASMAVSGLACLAAGFVFGAPLWILTPFVLLWGFAVIADSAQFSVAITELAEGSYVGTALTLQTAIGFLLTIVSIQLIPILVDFVGWQWAFAPLAIGPALGTLSMLRLRMRPESTRLAGGRK